A region from the Kiritimatiellia bacterium genome encodes:
- a CDS encoding PmoA family protein has translation MRRIAEKIALLALAGWSAGAADSLQCAIRFEQAESALRILAGAERFAVYRFAEPPSPCVYPLVGPTGTNVLREYPFATVPGESHDHPHHRGLWLGHGEVNGHDFWSCRNGERIQQAAILERNDATGRLVTSNHWVAAGSLVAADTRAWVFRRQADGSVSVELDWRLFTPSGDIELGDTKEGLFALRVATALQCDPPGHGTLINSEGDTGSAAWGRRARWCRASGIHSGAPVSILMFDHPSNPGHPNGWHVRTYGLLAANPIARKSFRLSEQPAPQRIPAGSSLRFRWCVVVTRGVPEPAAVESRWRAWSAAAVAP, from the coding sequence GTGAGACGTATCGCGGAAAAGATTGCGCTGCTTGCGCTGGCCGGGTGGTCTGCGGGTGCGGCCGATTCACTCCAGTGCGCCATCCGTTTTGAGCAGGCGGAATCCGCACTACGCATTCTGGCCGGCGCCGAACGCTTCGCGGTATACCGCTTCGCGGAACCCCCGTCGCCCTGCGTGTACCCCCTCGTGGGCCCGACCGGCACGAATGTGCTCCGCGAGTACCCCTTCGCGACGGTGCCCGGCGAATCTCATGACCACCCCCATCACCGCGGTCTCTGGCTCGGTCACGGCGAGGTGAACGGCCACGACTTCTGGTCGTGCCGGAACGGCGAGCGCATCCAGCAGGCCGCCATCCTCGAGCGAAACGACGCAACCGGCCGCCTCGTGACGAGTAACCACTGGGTCGCCGCGGGCTCACTCGTCGCCGCCGACACGCGCGCATGGGTCTTCCGGAGGCAGGCGGACGGCTCGGTGTCGGTGGAGCTGGACTGGCGACTGTTCACACCGTCTGGCGACATCGAACTCGGTGACACCAAAGAGGGATTGTTCGCGCTGCGTGTGGCCACCGCGCTCCAGTGCGATCCGCCGGGGCATGGCACGCTGATCAATTCCGAAGGCGACACCGGCAGCGCAGCGTGGGGGCGCCGCGCCCGCTGGTGCCGCGCATCGGGTATACACAGTGGCGCACCGGTCTCCATCCTGATGTTTGATCATCCGTCCAACCCCGGCCATCCGAACGGCTGGCATGTTCGGACCTACGGGCTGTTGGCCGCCAACCCGATCGCGCGAAAAAGCTTCCGGCTTTCGGAGCAGCCGGCACCACAGCGCATCCCCGCCGGTAGCTCGCTGAGGTTCCGCTGGTGCGTGGTCGTGACGCGCGGCGTGCCGGAACCCGCCGCCGTGGAGTCCCGCTGGCGTGCGTGGTCGGCCGCTGCGGTGGCTCCGTGA
- a CDS encoding MGMT family protein, producing MRRIPRGRVATYAQVARAAGCASPRAVGQALRRNPFAPHVPCHRVIASDGRAGGFAGQQHGAALRRKLALLRREGVTFRRGRLADPNRLVELAHLRPQRGISSVDRGSSPP from the coding sequence GTGAGGCGGATTCCGCGCGGCCGCGTCGCAACCTATGCGCAGGTCGCCCGGGCGGCCGGCTGTGCAAGTCCACGCGCCGTCGGACAGGCCCTGCGACGCAATCCCTTCGCGCCCCATGTCCCCTGCCACCGCGTCATCGCCAGCGACGGCCGGGCGGGCGGATTCGCCGGCCAGCAGCACGGCGCCGCGCTCCGGCGAAAGCTCGCTCTGCTGCGCCGCGAGGGTGTGACCTTCCGCCGCGGACGGCTGGCCGATCCCAACCGGCTCGTCGAGCTCGCCCATCTGAGGCCGCAGCGCGGTATCTCGTCGGTCGACCGTGGGAGCTCACCGCCGTGA
- a CDS encoding trypsin-like peptidase domain-containing protein — protein sequence MKRLQIGQAAAAAVCLVGALLAEAQTPLVNAPPGDAGRVNLMVVAGSSNVSPAESPASRVDPNTVSSLYAGVGSVRVQVGANTYIGTGTPLTPTHILTAAHVLDIDGNGTPDTTPSNVQFWLNYGGSPSHIVTASALHLHPAYNGHMVNLNDDLAIIQLSSPLPAGVPTYDIVRTSLVYQTAITVVGYGWSGYGNIGYTVAPSYVVKRAGTNFVDGVWSWDDEGTNTVFEVWYGDFDWPNGVNTGFVGGVTVGNRLETTFGGGDSGGPGFIWDGTIPKIVSVNTFTFSMGTTNAPTFGSGLGGIHIPAYSNWIDNVAGIPEPQTILLSLLGTAAALAVRRFRERAEDPPYR from the coding sequence ATGAAGCGACTGCAGATCGGACAAGCCGCCGCTGCGGCAGTCTGCCTGGTGGGTGCTCTCCTCGCTGAGGCTCAAACCCCCCTCGTGAACGCCCCCCCCGGCGACGCGGGCCGGGTCAATCTGATGGTGGTCGCCGGAAGCTCGAATGTCTCTCCCGCTGAGTCGCCAGCCTCGCGCGTGGATCCAAACACGGTGTCCTCACTGTACGCGGGCGTGGGCAGTGTCCGGGTGCAGGTGGGTGCCAACACTTACATCGGAACTGGGACGCCGTTGACACCCACCCACATTCTCACCGCTGCCCACGTGCTCGACATCGACGGGAACGGCACGCCCGATACGACCCCCTCCAATGTGCAGTTCTGGCTGAATTACGGGGGCAGCCCCAGTCACATCGTCACCGCCTCCGCCCTGCACCTGCACCCGGCCTACAACGGCCACATGGTCAATCTCAACGACGACCTCGCGATCATTCAGTTGTCCTCCCCCTTGCCGGCCGGTGTGCCTACCTACGATATCGTGCGAACCTCGCTGGTCTATCAGACGGCCATCACCGTTGTCGGTTATGGCTGGTCCGGCTACGGCAACATCGGATACACGGTGGCCCCCAGCTACGTGGTGAAGCGCGCCGGCACCAACTTTGTCGACGGCGTCTGGAGCTGGGATGACGAAGGCACCAACACGGTGTTCGAAGTCTGGTATGGTGATTTCGACTGGCCAAACGGCGTGAATACCGGTTTCGTCGGCGGCGTCACCGTTGGCAACCGTCTGGAAACCACCTTCGGCGGCGGAGACTCCGGCGGCCCCGGCTTCATCTGGGACGGCACCATCCCGAAGATCGTCAGTGTGAACACCTTCACCTTCAGCATGGGCACCACCAACGCCCCCACCTTCGGCTCCGGCCTGGGCGGCATTCACATCCCCGCATACTCCAATTGGATCGACAACGTCGCGGGAATCCCGGAACCGCAGACGATACTGCTCTCATTGCTCGGTACAGCCGCCGCGCTCGCCGTTCGCCGTTTTCGCGAGCGGGCAGAGGATCCGCCGTACCGCTGA